The DNA window CATCTTCTATATAACAGCTCGCTTCTGCTGATCCCAAATGCCCACTCTGTCCCTACCCACCCTCTCCCCGggaacaagtctgttctctacaagCTGATATTTTTTATGCAATGGTAAAATATATCCTCGTAAATATTATTCTCTATTCATTTGCTATTCTATTCATatactgtgctgttggagaagactcttgagagtcccttggactgcaaagagatccaaccagtccatcctaaaggaaatcagtcctgaatattcatcagaaggactgatgctgaagctgaaactccaatacttggaccacctgatgcaaagaactgactcactgggaaagaccctgatgctgggaaagattgaaggcaggaggagaaggggacgccagaggatgagatgactggatggcatcactgactcgatggacgtgagtttgagtgaactctgggagttggtgatggacagagaggcctggcgtgctgcggttcatggggtctcaaagagtcggacacgactgagtgactgaactgaactgagacccagTAAGTTTTTATACTTGAAATCGCACCTGGTAAATTTGCTACACTGTTTTTAATAGACTATATTAATCTGTCTACATTCTGCAGGACTTGCTACACACTCGAGCACACCCTCTGTGAAGAATGGCAGCTCTGTTGCTACCTTCCCGATGCTTATGCCTTCCATAGCTTTCCCAGTCATTTCAAAAGCCGGTTTGGGAGGGGAGAGCTCCACTTCAGGAACAGTAGCACGAAGACGTCCACAAACACACCCCCAAGCCAAAgggcttaaaattattttttaatttatgtttataacaatatttaaatacatttatcatatgtttctaattatttataatatctgaatatgtttataaatatatatatacaatatataagtaaatttatttatatacatgtgttagtcactctgttgtatacagctctttgcgaccccatggactgtaacctgccaggctcctctgtccctggaattctccaggcaaacgtgttggagttggctgccattcccttctccagggaattttcccaaaccagggatcgaacccggtctcctgtactgcaggcagattctttactgtctgagccaccaggaaagcccaaagttACTTCTACTTATAATtatgtttataataatatatacttgcttataaatacattataaagtattataaatataaCATATACTTGCTTATAATTATGCatttacaatataaatatatgcttataattgcatgtatttgttttatatattaattttaaatttatgtatcagttcagttcagtcactcagtcatgtccgactctttgcgaccccatgaaccgcagcatgccaggcctccctgtccatcaccaactcccggagttcactcagactcacgtccatcgagtcagtgatgcaatccagccatctcatcctctgttgtctctttctcctcccaccttcaatctttcccagcatcaggatcttttccaatgagtcagttctttgcatcaggtggtccaagtattggagtttcagcttcaacatcagtccttccaatgaacacccaggactgatctcctttacgatggactggttggatctccttgcagtccaagggactctcgagagtcttctccaacaccacagttcaaaagcatcacttcttcggtgctcagctttctttatagtccaactctcacatccatacatgaccactggaaaaaccacagccttgactagatggacctttgttggcaaagtagtgtctctgctttttaatatgctgtctaggttggtcataactttccttccaagaagtaagcgtcttttaatttcatggctgcagtcaccatctgcagtgattttggagccccaaaaaataaagtctgacactgtctcaactgtttccccatctatttccatgaagtgatgggaccagatgccatgatcttcgttttccaaatgttgagctttaagccaactttttcactctcctctttcaccttcatcaggaggcttttgagttcctcttcactttctgccataagggtggtgtcatctgcatatctgaggttattgatatttctcccagtaatcttgattccagcttgtgtttcttccagtccagcgtttctcatgatgtactctgcatataagttaaataagcagggtgacaatatacagccttgacgtcctctttttcctatttggaaccagtctgctgttccatgtccagttctaactgttccttttaTACAggctataaataatatttttatataaatatttaaagtctttcaatatatttaaagtgtctgGAAATAGACCTAAGGGCATACcaaaaaatggaatatttattaAAGACAATCTTCTGAAATTTGGCAAGAGCAGGGACAGTCTGTCTAGAGCCTCTCAATCATGACCTGTTTCCTTCCTCCCGTTCCCAGCCCAACATGAGGCACGTCCACTCCAAGCAGTTGCGGAAAGAACACAGGGCACCCTCTCCACCGAGCTCCGGGTCAAGGTCGCATCTTCTCGACATTGTCCCCAGGGGAACTGCTGAGAGGTGAGATCTCCGAGACAAGGATGGGGACATGCAAGCCGGACCCCGAGGTTTGGCCAGCGGGTGTAATGCCGCCTTCTGCCGGCAGACGGTGCTAGAGGAACGCGAAACACAAAAGCGGCCATAAAGCGCCTTTGCTTTCCTGGCTTCCCTTCCTTCTATCGAGCACAGGAGCCAGTGATGATGGGCCCGTGTCTGCTCAGCAGCCCTGACGGACCAGTTCAGCAGGCACTCAGGCCCCACTCTGTCCGCCAGGCGACCCCTTCTGCAGTAGACCAGCCCTGGGCTCCCACACCTTCTGACCAGTTGGGGGCCGCTTCTGAGCACCCGCCCGGGCCACGCCCTCCAAGCTGTCTAGCCCGGGGCCAGGTAGGTTTTTCCTGCACCCTAGGACCTGGAATCGGCCCCCTGTCCTAAGACTTCACCTGATTTTATGTGTCACCCCAGATCTCAGCACCGATGCCCCCACCTTTGGTAGGGTAGGTGGGGGTGAGGGCGGCCCCTGAGATGGTGAAACTGCGGGTCGTGATCAGTCAAATCCATCCCGCCTCCCTGCACTAATCAAGGGTGTTTTAAGACTTGAACGTCCTCCAGTCACGaagccaaaacaataaaatacccgCCCGGAGTGTTCTCTAGAAAGCCGGACTCAGCTGCGTCTAGTTGGAGCTGAGCTGTTAGGACTGGATGGACCGCTGACCCTCCCACTGGGCGTGGCCGCGTGTCCCTGGAAGCTCCGCCTCCAACTCGCGCTGGAGGTCCCGCACCTCGTCCATCGCTTTCCCAGGCTCCCCACGCCCCACGCCACCTGCTGCTTGGTCTTCATTCGTGAGCGCCCAGCCCGTGCCCCCAGGGGGGCAGATTCCAGAGCGTTCTCTGGTCTCCCTGCCTGGTTGCCTTGTGGATGAACCCGCTCTTTGCTGCAAACCTGGCATCTCAGTATTTTGGCCTGCTGTTtgtaggggggaaaaaatgttccCTAACAATAGTAAAACCATTACATGTAGCATTCAGAATCCCCTCACCGCCGAATCCCCCAAAGATTGCTGACCACCCTAGTTTTGTCTTTGACTCCCTGCAATGGTGAATCTTCTAGAAAACTTTGGTCTAGCCCAGGCCTCTGAAAGGACCCCAAAACAGCCCCTTTTCCAGGTCACTTCACTGCTGACCAGCAAACCTGGGCGGAGGACAGTGCTGAGATGCCTCAATACATCCTTTAGGGTCGCCCCTACATCTGATGAGGCCGCTGCACAAGTCCACAACCAAGAGGGCAACGCTGGACACTGACCTGGGAGGGACAGTGGGCCAGAGACTGGGGGAAGCCCATGTCAGGACAGCCCACAGCTGACCCGGCCCAGGGGGACGCGATGCCTGTGGGCGTGATGCAGGCTAATAGCTCGGCCCCTGAGCCGACACGCCCCAAACGTGCCTCCTGGTAAAGGACCGTCGTCGTCACGCGAGCATCATCACTAATAAAATACAGCCCAATGACTGGGAACACCAGGCGGAGATCTTTCCACACTAGAGGGCGCCAGAGACCGCGGGGTCGCACCCGGGCTCCCGGGGCTGCCGCGCAGAGTCTGTCCGCCAGGGGGCGCGAGCGCTGGCCATGGGCTGGCCCTTCTGGTCAGCTGTGATGGGCAGAGAAGGGTCTAGTCCCAAGGGTTAGCTCTCGAGATTAGGGGTGCTCCTCACCCCAGAGGGCTCAGAAAGTTAGGAGTCAAGAAACAAAGGCTTTGGTGCATGAACTAATGAGTGAccagcaaaaaatatatattttaaaaataaggttagATTTGAAGATTAGGCAGTATTTGGGACATACTTAGACTAAAATTATTCACTGGGCATTCTGTGTTTTATCTGCCATCCTACTCATGAGAGATGAACAAAACAGAACTGCGAGGactctgtcttttttctttgctcCTTATTGTTGTATGCCTTTGTATTTATCAACCACGTTCTTTTCTTCTCAGTATTGCTTTATGTAGGAGTTGTCAGAAGTTAGCAGAATGTTCCGTGGAACTGTGAGTGGACTTGAGCAGGAATTAACACAGTTAATTGATTGTGATTATAATGACTCTTGGGAGCAGGTGTCCTTCATTTTGGACGGAGGGGGGGGCACCCAAACGGACACCGAGGTTTCTGTGCAGCGGGTGCCATGCCGGGCTCTGCCAGCAGATGGCGATGGAGGAACGCGCAAGGCCACCGCGGCCAGAAAGCGCTTTTCCcgctttccttccttttattgaGCACAGGGGCCAGTGGCGGTGTGAGGGTGGCCCCGGGTCCGCTCAGCAGCAACGCTGACCGACGGTCTAGGGCACGTGTGGCCCCGATCTCAGCACCTTTGGCAGGATAGGTGGGTGGGAGGGCGGCCCCTGAGATGGTGAAACTGCGGGTCGTGATCAGTCAAATCCATTCCGCCTGCCCGCACTAATCAAGGCCCTTGATTAGATTTAACCAAGTGTTAAAAAAGACTCGGGTGTCCTACAGTCACGAagtcaaaacaataaaatactcgCCGGGGTTGCTCTCTAGAAAGCCGGATTCAGCTGCGTCTAGTTGGAGCTGAGCTGTTAGGACTGGATGGACCGCTGACCCTCCCACTGGGCGTGGCCGCGTGTCCCTGGAAGCTCCGCCTCCAACTCGCGCTGGAGGTCCCCTACCTCGTCCATCGCTTCCCCAGGCTCCCCACGCCCCACGCCCCCTGCTGCTCGGTCTTCATTCTTGAGCGCCCAGCCCGTGCCCGCAGGGGGGCAGATTCCAGAGCGTTCTCTGGCCTCCCTGCCTGGTTGCCTTGTGGATGAACCCGCTCTTTGCGGCTAACCTCAGCATCTCGGTGTTTGGGTCTGCTTCTTGAAGGGGGAAACAAATCAAAACTGGTCCAGTAGCAACAGTAAAACCGTTACACGTAGAACTCACCCCTCCATCCCCCACAGATTACTGACCACCTAAGTTTATCTTCGAATCCCTTCAATAAAGAATCTTGCAGGAAGCTTCCATCTAGCCCAGGCCTCCGTTTTCCAGATCCCTGGAGGGGCAGTGGGGGAAAGATTATAATTCAAACAGAAGTCCCGGGTCCAGGAAGAACCCAATCACCATTCACTACGGGGAGGAATTCACATAGCAGATCAGGCTGATCGCCTGGGGTGGCCTCTATTGAAGGTTTCATGGGAAACTGCCTTCCAGGGACACAGCCCAGTATTTTGCCTCTGGCCCCTCGAGACTCCGGGGGCTCACCTCCCCGCTCCATTCCCGTCCTCTGGACTCTGATGGGGCTTCTCCTGGCCAGGGCCCCACACCTGCAGACAGCCAGCGGCCCAGGGAACAGCAGGAGGCAGGTGGGGACCCCAGGCCGGCCCACCCACACGGGGTTAGACCAGAGGGGAGGGGCCAGCCGTGAGGACACAGGCAGCTGCTCTGGGATGGCCTTGGGTGCGGGGGTAGCAAACGTGGGTGAGTCTCCAGCGCTCAGCCCCACTGgagtcctggaggctgggtgtGTGGCCTGTGGTGTGGGAGACACCCCGCTCAGCACCCCCAGACCACCTTCTGACTTGGTTTTCTCGTTATCAGACGCTGAAGATGGGGTCCCCCAAAAGAAAGGGGCTGCCTTTCCCCACCCCTTACCCCCGAAGGTGGTGCATGTCCATGGCGCACACATCCAGATACCCGTGATCCCAGCGAAACTCTGCGTGGCCCCAGGAGCCGCGCAAGAGGCCATTTGGTTTTCACCTGGGCTGAGGTGACTGAACCCCCTTGTCACCTCTGAGAAGTCCCAGCAGCTGTAGTGGGGGCTCCTGCCTCCCACTGAACTGTCCCCCTGACCCCGCGGTGGCCGGCTGAGCTGATCCGAGACCACTACACCCGCGGTAAGCTCCTGCCCTCGCGTCCCTCCTGCCACGGGAGCGGCCAGGGCGACCCCCTTCTTGAGCCTCTGCAGCTGTGACGCTGGCCGGCCCCCGCCACAGGAGGCCAGGGGAGAGAGCGGGCAGGTGAGGGGACCATCCTGGGACAgacaggaggtgggagagggtccCCGTCGCCCACGACTGCGTGGGCTCCCTCACGCAGGCGGCCTGACCTGTGAGGTCTAGTTCTTTGCTGCATCTCGTGGTGTCTGCTGAAACTTTTCTAAAAAGTAATAAAGCACCACGTAGCATTCTAGCTTATGTTGAACGGCCTTTGGGAGTTAGGGCAGAaaatcaaaggaatatttcaaaaTGCTGACAGTGTGAGAAGCACCTGTGCCCTCAGTCTGCCGGGTAGGTGTGCACCCTTTAGTCCTCCAAGCCCCACGGGGCTGGGCAGCGCCATCACAGCCGAGGTCGCTGAAGCACCAGCCTGTGACGTCAGGAGTGGACTCAGGACAGAGCCCGGCACTGACCAGGCCGGGAGGAGGGGCAGGTGTGCCCGATGGTGGGTCTCTCGTCGGCCTAGACAGGGCGCTCCACACTCGGACAATAACTCACAGAGATGGGGCGGGGATAAGCATGACCTTTGGGGGTTAACCGACCCAATACATACTAAGCTGGAAGTAAATCATGCCTCACTCTAAACAGTACTGTTACTAATAGGAGAACTTCTTATGTAAGAAGAATTACAGAAAGAATCAGAAAGCAAAATCCAATAATTTGCTGTTTATAAGTTACAGATATATagcaaaaatatatacacaaattttaaaaataaaatgccgaGCTAAATAAACTCTCatgcaaatgcaaattaaaaaaaaaaaaaagcaaggggtTTCCATTATGACGTTTGGAAAAGAGAAGCTGAAGCTAGAAGCATTAGAAGAGGCAAAGAGGCATGCAAAGGCACGGGTTCTCAGTTCATCTCTGTTAAATAGACATCTGCTCCAAATACGGTAATCACTTGATCACGTATATACCCTGTCTATCGAGATAACGGCATGACTAGCAAAGCGTAAACGGCACTCATAGAACAGAATAGAAACCAAGGCAAAACAGAAACACGTCAGGGAAAAACACACAAAATCAGACCGTGGTGTGACCAGGTAAACGAGCACTCCTAACTACCATGGGGCCACAGGCCCTTCGAGGGCCACAGGCTTCCTCCCAGAACAGCCCATCCGTGCACAGGTCCACACGACTTTGCTCGGCCCCTGGGCCCACGACCCCGGACCCCGGCATGCTCACAGGCTGCCAGGCGTCCTCACACCCTGAAGGGAAGACAAGTCAGAGCAAGTGCGGACTGGAGCAAAATAACATAAAGACTGAGGTAACAAACCAAACTGACGGAGTGAAAACACATTTCTTGAGAGTACACAAATGCTGTATAAAAACTGATAATATATTCAGGCTCAGAGAATGTCTATGGACACTTAAAAGTACTGACACCAGCAAGTACAGTAAGTAACAGCAATGACGGAAGCAGTCATCACTGGGGCTAGGATTAgggttaattaaaaaatactaattttttaattagtattaaaaaatactaattaaaataataataatggggtCAAAGGGAAATTcctaagagcaaaaaaaaaagccagacatcAACAGTATAGAGCAGAAAAAGCTCTAActacaagaaaacaaacacaaagtaCCCACATTtactagaaatattaaaaattattaattaccTAAAAAATTAATCTTAGAAATGTAAAGTGTTAATATTAGGcaacaaaaaagataaagaaaagagcAGAATACAGGTACTTTAACAAAACAATTCGATTAGTAAACAGAACCAAGAACTGGGGCTTTACGACAGTCAACAACGTCTGCTAAAAGAAGGGAAAACGTAAGACAataaaacaaaatccaacaacGAAACTCGAGGACAATTCAAATGCTACCAGGACGGCCTCTTCCAACGTCGCTGTCTGGGAGCCTAAGTCAAAGGACTTAGAACataagaaaacaaggaaagagcGTGAACTGAAGACTAAGTTCCGCTCACACTTCTGAAAAAAAGCACTTGCCTGGTCTGACCACGGTTTTGTGCGAGTCTGTCAACCCTTCAGGAGAGGAGTCTTACCCGCCGTGTTACATAAATCATCAGAAAAGAAAggagacgggggtggggggaagaaggtGTGCGTTTAGAAGCTTCAGGCGAGCATGAAGTAgctgggaggggcggggctcggcAGGCTTGCTGGGCTTGGGGGGCAACCCAGGTTGGCTGAAACGGGCGGTTTACGTGCAGGAGACTCCAGAAGGGTGGTTTTAAGGAGAGTGGTGACGTGTGCAAAGTGAtgcttggaaaaaaataaagcaatttggCTGGGAGCACGGCACGTGGAGGAGACAGCAAAGGTTGGAAGTGGATGACTGCCCTGCCCAGTAAGGACAGTCCTGGCCAAGGCTGAGGGGGTCCCGGGGGTGGGGCAAGGAGGTAGATCTTAGGGGGCCCTGTCCCCCTGCACCGAGCGGGGGTGTCAGCATTCTCTCAGTTCTCACAAGTGACGGGCAATCCTCCAGGCGGGCTGCCACTCAGACAGGCACACACAGGGGCTGATTTAGTGCCCCCACGGACAGCAGAGGGGCTGCACAGAGCTGGTCTCCCCAGACCAGCAGACCTGTCCTTTCAACATTCCCAGCTGCCAAGCCCGCTGATGGAGGAACAGCTCTGGCCTTCCCATTTTTATTCAGGACCATCCTAGCTGCCGAGCCGAGCCCCATCCGCTGGAATAACCAGCGTGACCCTAACCGGCTCATGGGACTGCGGCCACAGCCGTGCAAAACTTCAAAATCAGCTCAGCCCACCTCCTCCCCAAGCGGTGCTAAGAGGACCTGCGAGGGCCAGTACCAGAGACCgctaccaactcccagaggccaGGGACAGACGCTTCTGGGGCAGCCAGATGCGGCCCTGCCTGAGCCCATTCCTGGGCCGGGGGCAGGGGACTGAACTGGGATGGCCACCTTCAAGCCTTGCTGGGTCACAGTGGGCAGGCCTGCACCTAGGCGATGCCAGGGGGCTGCCTGGGAGCTGGGCCCCTGCCTGATactggtgggaggagggggagctCTGGAAACACGGCACCCTCAGAGCCCCACCCTGGGGATGCCCAGCTGAACTGGCCCTGGGAACGGGAAAGGGTCGCTGTGCAGGGCGCTGTAGCCCCAGGCACCACACCCAGGGCGCAAGCTGGAGGGGGAGGGGCCCTGCCATCTTGGGAAACAGACGGGCCTGTGTCTCCCCTGCTGGGGGGCCGGGGGAGAAGGTGTCACCCTGGGTCTCCATCCTCACTTGCCAGTTGCCAAAGCTCGTGAGTGCCCGGTCCCAGCCTGAATGGGagccttgcacacacacacaccccaggggAATGTGGCATTCCCAACGTCCCCACTTCCCGGAGAGGGAAACAGAGCCTTGGGGCTTCCTCCAGGACACCAAGGCAGGAGGGGCCAGAGCTGGACCCTGAACCCAGCCCTTCAGACCGGAACCCCTTCATCCCCAGAGGACAGGGCGCAGGCTGCCCAGCTGCAGAACAGAGGCCCCGCTGGCGCCCCAGCCTGGACCCTGGGTCTGGCGGAGGGCTACTCCTGGTGGCAGGGTCCTGTGCCTGGCTGAGCCGGGCAGCGCCTCCACCTCCGCTGGAGGGCCTACAGCCAGGCCCGCCCTCAGCCAACCCAGGCCGAGGGCTGAGAGGCGCGGGGTCCTTGCCCGCCACCCCAAGCCCGGGCCGAGCCCTCCTGCACCCCCTCCGCCCCACCGCCGAGCGACCCTGCAGTGGCCAAGGCAACCCTCGACTTTGGACTCATCTTCCCTGGGTTGTATGGGCTGCGAGCCCGCTTCACTTCTGCAAGTGTCTGAGGTTAGAGCTCGCCGGACGTCTCCCAGGGGCTTAACCCCACTTCATCCCTCTGACGTGTATTCGTCTGCACTTTAGAAAAAGCTAATAGAGGGCAAAACCAAACCCCCGGGGTCACAGCAGAGAAGAGACCGCCGGCAGGGCGCCGGCTCCAACCCGGCGTGGGGATCCCGCCATCCAGCCGGCCCCCCAGGTCCACCCACTGGGCCAGGGGCGCCAGGGCCGGCGTGCCCTCGCCCCAGGCGGACCCTAGAGCTTGTCCGCCGCGTGGACCTTCTGGTGGCGGAGGAGGTGCGAGCTGCCCCGGAAGGCCTTGCCACAGCGGTTGCACTCATAGGGCCGCTCGCGCGTGTGTGTCTTGTAGTGCTCGATGAGCGCTGAGCGGTGGCGGAAGGCCTTGCCGCACTCGTTGCACACGTAGGGCTTGCGGCCCGTGTGGATGCGCTGGTGCTGGATGAGCGCCGAGCTGTGGCAGAAGGCCTTGCCGCACTGGCCGCACTCGTAGGGCTTCTCGCCCGTGTGGATGCGCTGGTGCTCGATGAGCGACGAGCTCTGGctgaaggccttgccacacttGTGGCACCGGTAGGGCTTCTCGCCCGTGTGCGTCTTGCGGTGCTCGATGAGGTTTGAGCTCTGGCTGAAGGCCTTGCCGCAGTCCGCGCAGGCGTACGGCTTCTTGCCCGTGTGGACGCGCTGGTGCCGCAGCAGGTGCGAGCGGTGGCAGAAGGCCTTCCCGCACAGCTCGCAGGCGTGCGGCCTCTGCAGCGAGTGGATCTTGCGGTGCTGGCTCAGGCCCGAGCTCTGGTTGAAGGCCTTGCCGCACTCCTGGCACGCGTAGGGCTTCTCCCCGGTGTGGATGCGCTCGTGCTTGCGGAGGCTGGAGCTGCGGCTGAAGTCCTTGCCGCACTCGCGGCAGGCGTACGGCCGCCTCCCGCTGTGCGTCTTCCCGTGCTGCGCCAGGGCCGAGCTCTGCCGGAAGGCCTTGCCGCACTCGCCGCACTCATATGGCTTCTCCCCGGTGTGGATGGCCTGGTGCCGCAGCAGGTGCGAGCTCTGGCTGAAGGCCCTGCCGCACTCGCCGCACTCGTATGGCTTCTCCCCGGTGTGAATCACCAGGTGCCGGAGCAGGTGCGAGCTCTGGCTGAAGGCCTTGCCGCACTCCCGACACACATAGGGCTTGGCGGGCTGCGCGGTCCTGGGCGACCCCTCCAGCCCCGAGTCGCCCCTGCCCACCGCCTCCCCGGCGGGCGGATCGGCGGCTTCCCTGCTGCCCGTGATCCGGTACACAGTCAGGTCTGATTTCTGGAGGAAGGTTGGGCCGAAGGGCTCATCGTCCTGGGTCCTGTCTCCCGGGGGGACGTTCTGAGGCAGAACGGGGCTGGAGCACAGATCAAAGTCCCCCCGGTAATCGTCCTGCTCCCCGCCTTGCTCCCCGAGAGGGATCTCCTTGTAGATGACGGCCATCTGCTCCAGAGCCCTCCCCTGAAGAAAGGGGGCCCCCAGGTCCTCCTCCGCGAACAGGTCTGTCTGCATGTCCAGCCCGCCAGCAAACATGAAAGCCTCACCCAGCTTGGCGGCCGGGGGGATCTCCACTGAGGGGCCAGTCATCCCAGCGGCTGGGTCTGTCTGGGACACACACAGCTGCTCTCGgattctgaaaagaaaacaagagacaCTGTCACGTCAGCAGGTCAAGCACCGAGGAGCCGAAGCCCAAAGGAGATGGAACCAAGGACACAACCTTGCCCTCGAAGACGGTCCTGGGTGAGTCAGAGACAAGCCAGAGACTTCCCAGAAACAAGTGCAAGGCAGATGCTGGTGTCCAGACTCTAAAGGTTCAGGGCGCCGGAAAGATGGGTGAGGACATGAAGGGGAGCCATTCTGGAAGAGGTGCAGGAGTCCGGCCCCGGAGGATGCTGGGGCTGGGGTCTTGCTGGGAGAGGGCACCTGTTTGCCTCCTGTGCTCGGTGGGCGGCACCCCTCCAGCCCGGAGCCCCGGCCGGAACCCGGGGGTCAGATCTTCCCAACACCCGCCCCATCCACGTCCTGAGGGTCCACTGACGGGATCTCTGCCTCTCTCCAGGCTGACTCCCGATGGATGCCCATCTCCAGCTCCCCCGCCCCACATCTGTT is part of the Bubalus kerabau isolate K-KA32 ecotype Philippines breed swamp buffalo chromosome 16, PCC_UOA_SB_1v2, whole genome shotgun sequence genome and encodes:
- the ZNF70 gene encoding zinc finger protein 70 translates to MTGPSVEIPPAAKLGEAFMFAGGLDMQTDLFAEEDLGAPFLQGRALEQMAVIYKEIPLGEQGGEQDDYRGDFDLCSSPVLPQNVPPGDRTQDDEPFGPTFLQKSDLTVYRITGSREAADPPAGEAVGRGDSGLEGSPRTAQPAKPYVCRECGKAFSQSSHLLRHLVIHTGEKPYECGECGRAFSQSSHLLRHQAIHTGEKPYECGECGKAFRQSSALAQHGKTHSGRRPYACRECGKDFSRSSSLRKHERIHTGEKPYACQECGKAFNQSSGLSQHRKIHSLQRPHACELCGKAFCHRSHLLRHQRVHTGKKPYACADCGKAFSQSSNLIEHRKTHTGEKPYRCHKCGKAFSQSSSLIEHQRIHTGEKPYECGQCGKAFCHSSALIQHQRIHTGRKPYVCNECGKAFRHRSALIEHYKTHTRERPYECNRCGKAFRGSSHLLRHQKVHAADKL